The Streptomyces sp. NBC_01298 genome contains the following window.
AGGCGAAGGCCATCGGCGCCTTCGTCAACGACAACGTCATGGTCACCTCGACCGCGATCTGCGCCGAGACCCACGACAAGGCCGTCGAGATCGCCGTCAACGCCAACATGAACCGCTTCCAGTCGCTGGTCTTCCGCTACCACGACACCTTCCCGCGCCCCGAGATCATCCCCGAGTGGCCCGAGATCCTCCCCGAGTACAACGCGGAGATCGTCGAGCTGCTGATCGCGGAGGAGCTGCTCATCTGCGGCGACCCCTCCGAGGTCCGCGCCCAGTGCAAGCGCTGGGAGGAGGCCGGCGCCGACCAGCTCTCCTTCGGTCTGCCGACCGGCGTCTCGCCCGAGGACACGATGACCACCATCAAGCTCATCGGCGAGCACGTCATCCCGCACATCGACACCGACCCGGTGCACCGCACGACCCGCTTCCGCGAGGCTTCGGGAGCCTGAGGACGGGGGCGGCGTCTTCCCGGACCGCCGCCCCGCAACCGGCCCCGGCCGGAGTCACGCCGTGGCTGCGGCCGGCCCGGCGGACTCCGGCCGGGGCCCTCGGCTGCGGCCGCCCCGGGGGCCGGCGCCGGGGCCTGGAAGATCCAGCCCCTCCGGCGTTTGAGGAGCGGGGTCTGGGGCGGAGCCCCAGGAGCGGCGCCGCCCCGCCCCCCTGATCGCGCACCGCAAGCAAAGGCTGAAGGGACGTCATGCTCGACCACCTGATCAAGGGCGCCACCGTCGTGGACGGCACAGGCGCACCCGCCCGCGTAGCGGACGTCGGGATACGCGACGGCCGGATCGCCGTCATCGCCCCGCCGGGAACCGTCACCGAACCCGCGGCGAGCAGCGAGGACGCGACCGGCCTCGTCCTCACCCCCGGGTTCATCGACCCCCACACGCACTACGACGCCCAGCTGTTCTGGGACCCGTACGCGACCCCCTCCATGAACCACGGAGTGACCACCGTCGCGGGCGGCAACTGCGGATTCACCCTGGCTCCCCTCAACCCGGCCCGCCCGGAAGACGCCGACTACACCCGCCGCATGATGAGCAAGGTCGAGGGCATGGCGCTCAAGGCCCTCGAAGAGGGCGTCGACTGGACCTGGTCCACCTTCGGCGAGTACCTCGACGCGCTGGACGGCCGCATCGCCGTCAACGCCGGCTTCATGGTCGGCCACTGCGCGCTGCGCCGGCACGTCATGGGCGAGGACGCCGTCGGCGGCCAGCCGAGCGAAGAGCAGATGCGGCAGATGCTCGACCTGTTCCACGACGCCATGAACGCCGGCGCCTGGGGCCTGTCGACCACCCAGTCCTCCACCCACTCCGACGGCTCCGGCGCCCCCGTGGCCTCCCGGCACGCCAAGCCCGAGGAGCTCCTCGCGCTCTCCCGCGCGGTCGCCGAGCACGAGGGCACCCAGCTCGAGGCGATCGTCGCGGGCTGCCTCGACCAGTTCGCCGACGAGGAGATCAACCTCTTCGTCGAGATGAGCGCGGCCGCCGGACGGCCCCTGAACTGGAACGTGCTCACCATCGACGCGTCCGTCCCCGAGCGCGTGCCGCGCCAGCTGATCCCCAGCGAGCGCGCCCGCAAGGCCGGCGGCCGCATCGTCGCGCTGACGATGCCGATCCTGACCCCCATGAACATGTCGCTGGGCACCTTCTGCGCCCTCAACCTCATCCCCGGCTGGGGCGACATCCTGGGCCTGCCCCTCCCCGAGCGCATCGCGAAGCTCCGCGACGCGCAGGTGCGCGCCGAGATGCTGGTCCGAGCGGCCAGCAAGGAGGCCGGGGTCTTCCGGCGCCTGGCCAACTTCGGCCGCTACGTCATCGGCGACACCTACAGCGAGGCCAACGAGGGCCTGTCCGGCCGCGTCGTCAACGACATCGCGGCCGAGCGCGGCCAGGACGCCTTCCAGTGCCTGGTGGAGATCTGCGCCAACGACGACCTGCGTACGGTGCTCTGGCCCATGCCCACCGACAACGACCCGGCGAGCTGGGCGCTGCGCGCCGAGACCTGGCAGCACGAGGACGTCATGCTCGGCGGCTCCGACGCCGGCGCCCACCTGGACCGCATGTGCGGGGCCCCGTACACGACCCGCTTCCTCGGGGACTGCCTGCGCGGCCGCAAGCTGGTGCCGCTGGAGCAGGCGGTACGGATGCTCACCGACGACCCGGCCCAGCTGTTCGGGCTGCGCGAGCGCGGCCGGATCACCGAGGGCTTCCACGCGGACCTGGTGCTCTTCGACCCGGAGCGGATCGAGGCGGGACCCGCGACGCTCGTGCACGACCTGCCCGGGGACAGCCCGCGGCTGGACGCGCGGGCGATCGGCATGGTGTCCGTACGCGTCAACGGCGTGGAGACCATCCGCGACGACGAGGTCACGGGGGCGATCCCCGGGATCGTGCTCCGTTCGGGGCGGGACACGAGGACGGTGAGCACGCGATGACCGAGCGGGACGCGCGGGAAACTCCGCAGAAGCTCTACATCGGCGGCGAGTGGGTCGAGCCGGCCGGCGGGCACTACGAGGTGGTCAACCCGGCCGACGAGTCCGTCGTCGGCCTGGCCCCCGAGGCCTCGCGCGGCCAGGTCGAGGACGCGGCGCGCGCCGCGGCGGCGGCCTTCGAGGGCTGGTCCCGGACGAAGCCGGAGGAGCGGGCGGCGATCCTGGACCGGGCCGCGGACATCATCCAGCGCGCGTACGAGCCCTGGGCGGCGCTCGCCCAGGCCGAGACGGGCGCCCCCACCGGGATCGCGCGCGGCATGCAGGTCGGGGTGGGCGTGGCCCGCTTCCGCCGGTACGCGAAGGGCGCGCTGGAACCGGTCGAGCGCGGGCTGCCGCCGCAGGTCACCGAGGCGGGCCCGATGGGCGCGGCGAGCATCCTCGGGGCGCTGGAGGTGCGCCAGCCGGTCGGGGTCGTCACCTGCATCACCTCGTACAACAACCCGTGGGCCAACCCGGCGGGCAAGGTGGCCCCGGCGCTGGCCATGGGCAACACGGTGGTCGTCAAGCCGGCCCCGCAGGACCCGCTGTCGGTGTTCCGCATGGCTGAGGCCCTGCACGAGGCCGGGGTCCCGGCGGGCGTGGTGAACGTGGTCTCCGGCACCTCGGTCGAGGTCGGCGAGGCGGCCGTGGACTCCCCGGACGTGGACATGGTGTCCTTCACCGGTTCCACGGGCGTGGGCCAGCGCATCGCCGAGGTCTGCGGCCGCACGATGAAGCGGCAGCTGATGGAGCTGGGCGGCAAGGGCGCGGCGATCGTCCTCGCGGACGCCGACCTGGACGCGGCGGTGATGGGGATCGGCACCACCTTCTCCTTCTACTCCGGACAGATCTGCACGGCTCCGACCCGGGTGATCGTCCACCGCTCGGTGTACGAGGAGCTGGTGGAGAAGCTGCAGGGCTACCTGGCCTTCATGAAGGTCGGCGACCCGGCGGTGCGCGGCACCGTGGTGGGCCCGGTCATCTCGGCGGCGCACCGGGACCGCGTGGAGTCGTACATCGAGCTGGGCAAGAAGGAGGGCGCCCGGATCGCCTTCGGCGGCGAGCGTCCCTCCGTGGGTACGGAGGGGAAGGGCTTCTACGTGGCCCCGACCCTCCTCGTCGACTGCACCAACGACATGCGCGTGGTCCGGGAGGAGATCTTCGGGCCGGTGGTCGTGGTCGTCCCCTTCGACGGGGATGAGGAGGAGGCCGTGGCGCTCGCCAACGACAGCGACTTCGGCCTGATCAGCTACGTGTGGTCCGCGGACGCGGCGCGCGCGTTCCGCGTGGCGCGGCGGCTGCGGGCGGGCGGGGTGGGCGTGAACACCATCGGGCGGAACATGGAGGCTCCGTTCGGCGGCTTCAAGCGGTCGGGGGTGGGGCGGGACGTGGGCTCGTACGCCCTGCACGCCTACAGCGAGACGCAGTCGATCGTCTGGGCCTGAGCAGGCCCGAGCAGGTCCGAGCAGAAATCCGGGCCGAAGGTTCTTGGCTTGACCAAATATTGACCCGGAAAGTTTGAAACCGGTCAAAACGGACAGTGCTACGGTTTCCGCATCGCGAAATAAAAGGTCCAGGCCTGCCGAAACAATGATCGGCAGGCCTGTGAACCTTGTATTACATCCTCGTGACGGCGATCGGTCTCGGGATTCCAAGGGCTTTGGCCGTGTGGGGATCCGGACTTAAGTCCTCCAGATGTGGAAAACGCAGCGTCTAACGTCCTGAGGTATGACACAGCTGGACGTCCGGCCCCAGGCCGGAGACACGGTAAACGGAGCCACCCCCCGGGGTGGCTCCGACGGTGACGTACGGGGCAAGGGCCTCGGCAAGGGCTCCGTCGGCCTCGTGGGAAGCGCCGTCATCGGCATCTCCACCGTCGCCCCCGTCTACTGCCTGACCTCGACCCTCGGCTCCACCGCCGGTGAGGTCGGCGTGCAGATGCCGGCCGTCTTCCTGGCCGGATTCCTCCCGATGCTGCTGGTCGCCTTCGCGTACCGCGAGCTCAACAAGGCCATGCCGGACTGCGGCACCTCCTTCACCTGGACCGTGAAGGCCTTCGGCCCGCGGATCGGCTGGATGTGCGGCTGGGGCCTGGTGATCGCCACGATCATCGTGCTCTCCAACCTGGCCGGCGTCGCCACCTCGTACTTCTGGCTGCTGCTCGGCGAGATCACGAACAACCCGGCGATCTCCGCGCTCGACGACAACAAGCTCGTCCACATCGCCACCTGCCTCACCCTGATCGCCGCCGCGACCGCCATCAGCTACCGCGGCATGACGGCCACCAAGGGCGTCCAGTACGCGCTGGTCGGCCTCCAGCTCGCCGTCCTCGCCATCTTCGTGGCGATGGCCTTCCAGAAGGCCTCCGCGGGCACCTTCGACACCGGCCTGGACTTCTCCTGGCAGTGGATGAACCCCTTCGCGGTCGAGTCCATGGCGGCCTTCACCGCCGGACTCTCGCTCTCGATCTTCATGTACTGGGGCTGGGACGCCTGCCTGGCCACCAACGAGGAGACCACCGGCTCCGCCAAGACCCCCGGCCGCGCCTCGCTCATCGCGATGGTCGTCCTCGTCGGCTCGTACCTGGCCACCGGCATCGCCGCCCAGATGGCCGTCGGCTCCGGCACCGAAGGCCTCGGCCTCGGCAACCCGGAGACCTCCGACAACGTCTTCGCCGCCCTCGCCGGCCCGGTCATGGGCCCGATGCTCGGCATCCTGCTCTTCGTCGCCGTCCTGGCCTCCGCGACGGCCTCCCTGCAGACCACCTT
Protein-coding sequences here:
- a CDS encoding aldehyde dehydrogenase family protein, translated to MTERDARETPQKLYIGGEWVEPAGGHYEVVNPADESVVGLAPEASRGQVEDAARAAAAAFEGWSRTKPEERAAILDRAADIIQRAYEPWAALAQAETGAPTGIARGMQVGVGVARFRRYAKGALEPVERGLPPQVTEAGPMGAASILGALEVRQPVGVVTCITSYNNPWANPAGKVAPALAMGNTVVVKPAPQDPLSVFRMAEALHEAGVPAGVVNVVSGTSVEVGEAAVDSPDVDMVSFTGSTGVGQRIAEVCGRTMKRQLMELGGKGAAIVLADADLDAAVMGIGTTFSFYSGQICTAPTRVIVHRSVYEELVEKLQGYLAFMKVGDPAVRGTVVGPVISAAHRDRVESYIELGKKEGARIAFGGERPSVGTEGKGFYVAPTLLVDCTNDMRVVREEIFGPVVVVVPFDGDEEEAVALANDSDFGLISYVWSADAARAFRVARRLRAGGVGVNTIGRNMEAPFGGFKRSGVGRDVGSYALHAYSETQSIVWA
- a CDS encoding APC family permease, producing the protein MTQLDVRPQAGDTVNGATPRGGSDGDVRGKGLGKGSVGLVGSAVIGISTVAPVYCLTSTLGSTAGEVGVQMPAVFLAGFLPMLLVAFAYRELNKAMPDCGTSFTWTVKAFGPRIGWMCGWGLVIATIIVLSNLAGVATSYFWLLLGEITNNPAISALDDNKLVHIATCLTLIAAATAISYRGMTATKGVQYALVGLQLAVLAIFVAMAFQKASAGTFDTGLDFSWQWMNPFAVESMAAFTAGLSLSIFMYWGWDACLATNEETTGSAKTPGRASLIAMVVLVGSYLATGIAAQMAVGSGTEGLGLGNPETSDNVFAALAGPVMGPMLGILLFVAVLASATASLQTTFIPVARTVLAMSTYEALPPSYAKVHPKFKTPGRATIMAGVATGVFYTVMTLLSENVLTDTIFALGLMICFYYSLTAFACAWYFRGELRKSTRDLFFKGVFPVLGGLLLATVFFKTLIDMWNPSYGSGSTVLGVGSVFIIGVGLLLLGLVVMFVTERRSPAFFRGEVLTKSTPSLVVQD
- a CDS encoding N-acyl-D-amino-acid deacylase family protein, with the translated sequence MLDHLIKGATVVDGTGAPARVADVGIRDGRIAVIAPPGTVTEPAASSEDATGLVLTPGFIDPHTHYDAQLFWDPYATPSMNHGVTTVAGGNCGFTLAPLNPARPEDADYTRRMMSKVEGMALKALEEGVDWTWSTFGEYLDALDGRIAVNAGFMVGHCALRRHVMGEDAVGGQPSEEQMRQMLDLFHDAMNAGAWGLSTTQSSTHSDGSGAPVASRHAKPEELLALSRAVAEHEGTQLEAIVAGCLDQFADEEINLFVEMSAAAGRPLNWNVLTIDASVPERVPRQLIPSERARKAGGRIVALTMPILTPMNMSLGTFCALNLIPGWGDILGLPLPERIAKLRDAQVRAEMLVRAASKEAGVFRRLANFGRYVIGDTYSEANEGLSGRVVNDIAAERGQDAFQCLVEICANDDLRTVLWPMPTDNDPASWALRAETWQHEDVMLGGSDAGAHLDRMCGAPYTTRFLGDCLRGRKLVPLEQAVRMLTDDPAQLFGLRERGRITEGFHADLVLFDPERIEAGPATLVHDLPGDSPRLDARAIGMVSVRVNGVETIRDDEVTGAIPGIVLRSGRDTRTVSTR